The Maniola hyperantus chromosome 19, iAphHyp1.2, whole genome shotgun sequence genome has a window encoding:
- the LOC138403692 gene encoding uncharacterized protein, giving the protein MIPTFDPQAKTQTMKDWLKKINETASVYGWNEKQITFYALPRLVGLAKRWYDGLTTVKYNWKQWQVKLLKAFPCEENYGDLLTEMLVRKSLRNETLEEYYYDKIRLINRCSIVGSKAVDCLTHGIYDNHIRMNVQGLSFKDPENVLNYFRKISSKNGNVMNFRKLLPSIEHPSAQSKDNTIKQKGSTTRCHNCKEIGHFWTSCKKDLVKCNICNRVGHEHQQCFRSKGFRNDKGQGSSHITKNVMQIKTNNSGSSKYYKDVSVNGIATKAFIDFGSECTLISDQLQGMILNAFSKIHTDELPVLKGFANGVIRPTARIQITIEIDSVKEIINAYVIPQLLLPTGVNILIGQNLTELPQIRVFKSDTKLCLYNVPNLEPLKLSIVENAEINGVTTVKATTKSFTGYIYISTVPCLKPGLEYLILPGIYFCDKGCINLFVIPLTSEKITLLRNRVVARGKEIPNVFMTDFSDKDKVEPQRKLPINVYSIVIETIHESESIQYTDINIDVNLDPQIKKQLYEMLNSNKQCFAFSNAELGETKETEMQIRLKDDVPVCYRPYRLSYTERQKVKDMIDDLQKNGIIRESESEYSSPIIVVPKKNGELRLCVDFRALNKKTHKDKYPMPLIEDQINSLSGQSFYTTLDLASGYHQIPIAENCKHITAFVTPDGHFEYNRMPFGLCNAPAVFQRLINKVLSRKKIPGVVAYMDDIIISSKTVKEGIDKLQQVLEMLKEANLTLNLAKCHFFKTTIEYLGYEISSEGVRPGLKKTEAVESFKRPQNPHEIRQFVGLASFFRRFVPRFAILAQPLTCLTKTNAQWIWGEPQEEAFSNIKRILVSRPVLAIYNPSYLTELHTDASQVGIGGILLQRPNKELPLRAVAYFSWQTTAEEQHFHSYELETLAIGSQDWLETIQTTDPTLNYIKSVLCNTCPEAKAIKNDFVLKDEFERFAREAEIKHIKNAVAMPRANGQIERYNRSVLSALSALTNGDDDRNWDTHLNTVQWSLNNTLNKGIGKTPAEVIFHKPTINISESHLHDMIEENSGVADEGVSDIHAKVMQTIKKNQANMTERFNKKRCDPKIYQEGIIDVMIMDIN; this is encoded by the exons ATGATACCAACATTTGATCCCCAAGCTAAAACACAAACTATGAAGGATTGGTTGAAGAAGATAAATGAAACAGCGTCTGTTTATGGGTGGAATGAAAAGCAAATAACTTTTTATGCATTACCTCGTTTAGTTGGTTTGGCTAAGCGCTGGTATGACGGACTTACTACTGTTAAATATAATTGGAAACAATGGCAGGTGAAGCTTTTGAAAGCTTTTCCCTGTGAGGAAAATTATGGTGATCTTCTTACTGAGATGTTAGTTAGGAAAAGTCTACGTAACGAAACTCTAgaagaatattattatgataaaattcgTCTCATCAATAGATGTAGCATAGTTGGATCTAAAGCAGTAGATTGTCTAACACATGGTATATATGACAATCATATAAGAATGAATGTGCAGGGGTTAAGTTTTAAAGATCCTGAAAACGTGCTTAATTATTTTCGTAAGATTTCGTCTAAGAATGGAAACGTCATGAACTTTAGAAAGCTATTGCCTTCTATTGAGCATCCATCGGCGCAAAGTAAGGATAATACTATAAAACAAAAGGGAAGTACAACTCGATGCCACAATTGCAAAGAAATAGGGCACTTTTGGACGTCATGCAAAAAAGACTTAGTAAAATGTAACATATGTAATCGTGTGGGCCACGAACATCAACAATGTTTTCGGTCGAAAGGGTTCAGAAATGATAAAGGCCAAGGTAGTTCACATATAACCAAAAATGTGAtgcaaattaaaactaacaactCGGGAAGTTCTAAGTACTATAAAGATGTATCTGTTAATGGAATTGCTACAAAAGCATTTATTGATTTCGGTAGTGAATGTACATTGATCAGTGATCAATTGCAGGGTATGATCTTAAATGCATTTTCTAAAATTCACACTGATGAATTGCCAGTGTTAAAAGGATTTGCAAATGGAGTTATAAGACCTACTGCTAGGATTCAAATTACTATAGAAATTGACTCTGTAAAAGAAATTATAAACGCTTATGTTATACCTCAATTACTATTACCAACGGGTGTTAATATTTTGATAGGACAAAATTTGACAGAACTCCCACAAATTAGGGTTTTCAAATCTGAtacaaaactttgtttgtataatgtacctaatcttgAGCCACTTAAATTAAGTATTGTAGAAAATGCTGAAATTAATGGTGTAACAACAGTTAAAGCAACAACCAAATCTTTTACAGGTTACATTTATATATCAACGGTACCCTGTTTAAAACCAGGCTTAGAATACCTTATATTACCGGGGATCTATTTTTGTGACAAAggttgtattaatttatttgttataCCATTGACTTCggaaaaaataacattattgCGGAACCGAGTTGTTGCTAGAGGTAAAGAAATACCTAATGTTTTTATGACAGATTTTTCTGATAAAGATAAAGTTGAGCCACAAAGAAAGCTTCCTATTAATGTATATAGTATTGTTATTGAAACAATTCACGAGTCGGAAAGTATCCAATATACTGATATTAACATTGATGTTAACTTAGACCCTCAAATTAAAAAACAGTTGTATGAAATGctaaattcaaataaacaatGTTTTGCCTTCTCCAATGCCGAACTTGGTGAAACAAAAGAAACGGAGATGCAGATACGATTAAAAGATGATGTGCCGGTATGTTATCGTCCATATCGTCTTTCTTATACTGAACGTCAAAAGGTTAAAGATATGATTGACGATCTTCAAAAAAATGGAATCATTCGAGAGTCAGAATCGGAGTACTCGAGTCCAATTATTGTAGTTCCTAAAAAAAACGGTGAATTACGTTTGTGCGTGGATTTCCGGGCACTGAATAAAAAGACTCATAAAGATAAATACCCAATGCCATTAATTGAGGATCAAATTAATAGTCTCAGTGGTCAAAGTTTTTACACGACATTAGATCTTGCTTCTGGGTACCATCAAATACCGATTGCGGAAAATTGTAAGCACATTACGGCATTTGTAACTCCGGATGGCCACTTTGAGTACAATCGAATGCCGTTTGGTCTTTGCAATGCCCCAGCGGTTTTTCAACGGCTAATTAACAAAGTACTGTCCCGTAAAAAGATACCTGGAGTTGTAGCTTATATGgatgacattattatttcaTCTAAAACTGTCAAAGAAGGCATTGATAAACTGCAACAAGTATTAGAAATGCTTAAAGAAGCTAATCTTACTCTCAATTTAGCCAAATGTCACTTCTTTAAGACTACAATAGAATATCTTGGTTACGAAATCTCATCAGAAGGCGTAAGACCTGGGTTAAAAAAAACTGAGGCTGTCGAATCATTTAAACGACCACAAAATCCGCATGAAATACGGCAATTTGTTGGTCTTGCCAGTTTTTTCCGACGCTTTGTACCAAGATTTGCAATACTAGCACAGCCGTTAACTTGTTTGACTAAAACAAATGCACAATGGATCTGGGGAGAACCACAAGAAGAAGCATTCAGTAATATTAAGAGAATCTTGGTTTCACGTCCAGTATTAGCAATATACAATCCTTCCTATTTGACGGAGTTGCATACCGACGCAAGTCAAGTAGGTATAGGCGGCATATTGTTGCAGAGGCCGAATAAAGAATTACCACTACGCGCTGTTGCATATTTCAGCTGGCAGACAACGGCTGAAGAACAACATTTTCACTCATATGAGTTGGAGACTTTGGCT ATAGGATCCCAAGATTGGTTAGAAACCATACAAACCACGGATCCAACTTTAAACTATATAAAAAGCGTACTATGCAATACTTGTCCTGAAGCAAAAGCCATCaaaaatgattttgttttaaaagatg AATTCGAAAGATTTGCACGAGAAGCAGAAATTAAACATATTAAAAATGCAGTGGCCATGCCTAGGGCCAACGGTCAGATCGAGAGATATAACAGATCGGTTCTGTCGGCTCTTTCTGCTTTAACAAATGGTGACGATGATAGAAACTGGGACACTCACCTAAATACAGTACAATGGAGTCTCAATAATACTTTGAACAAGGGAATCGGGAAAACACCAGCAGAAGTCATATTTCATAAGCCAACAATAAATATATCAGAATCTCACTTACATGACATGATAGAAGAAAATAGCGGAGTTGCTGATGAAGGAGTTTCTGACATTCATGCAAAAGTTATGCAAACTATTAAAAAGAATCAGGCCAATATGACTGAAAGATTTAACAAGAAAAGATGTGATCCAAAAATTTATCAAGAAG gcatcattgacgtaatgATCATGGATATtaactga
- the LOC117991121 gene encoding uncharacterized protein: MGLLGSKISRSSKMANSAEIQQFIKDAISQEKVVVFSKSYCPYCTLAKDVFGKVKQPIKVYELDERDDGQAIQDTLAQISGFRTVPQVFINGTCVGGGSDVKQLYDSGKLEPMLIG, translated from the exons ATGGGATTGTTGGGAAGTAAAATTTCACGTTCATCGAAAATGGCCAACTCTGCAGAGAttcaacaatttattaaagACGCTATTTCCCAAGAAAAAGTAGTTGTGTTCTCGAAATCATATTGCCCTTATTGTACGCTAGCTAAGGAT gtaTTTGGAAAAGTTAAACAACCGATAAAGGTGTACGAGTTAGACGAGCGTGATGATGGCCAAGCCATTCAGGACACCCTAGCACAAATCTCCGGATTCAGAACT GTTCCACAAGTGTTTATTAATGGGACCTGTGTGGGCGGTGGATCAGATGTAAAGCAACTGTATGACTCTGGAAAATTAGAGCCCATGCTTATTGGATAA